In Nostoc edaphicum CCNP1411, a genomic segment contains:
- a CDS encoding FAD/NAD(P)-binding protein codes for MNPSFLTAHTTTAIAIVGGGFSGSLVATHLLKTASQPLTIKLIERSDQIGKGIAYSTDTNCHLLNVSAGNMSAFAHDPGHLLRWLQHNRDELTVFFSEEVNASTFIPRKVYGLYIQSVLAEAEATAPSDVRLERLTDEVVGVQPEEKGAMISLRSGRCFAADRVVLALGNSPSAPPAIQNPNSNDDYLRNAWSADALADLDADAPVLLIGTGLTMVDMVLSLSDRQHRGKIYAVSRRGLFPLKHQAAQPYPCFLTLENSPKSVRSWLRRLRAEVEIAAAQGYDWRAVIDSLRPINQKIWQKLPTEEQQRFLRHLTPYWDVHRHRIAPEVANVVTEMLDSGQLTISAGRIREYLALPDGVAVTVSQRKTQTNHTFHVRRVVNCTGVAADYRRSPHPLITNLRSQKLIRPNAIGLGLDTDTHGALYAADGNVSTLFYTLGTPRKGDLWETIAVPELRGQAQELSKALLQSLPVRVRPIPTMPLLNDGSAEIPQSTFLFRQFFDPATSSYTYLIGDRQTGDAVLVDPVLEQVDRDLESLDELGLKLRYCLETHLHADHITGAGKLRQQTGCEVIVPQNTAVTKADRSLVGGEILEVGSVIIETIFTPGHSASHIAYLVNKTHLLTGDALFIRGCGRTDFQGGDPGTLYDVVTQRLFTLPDETLVYPAHDYKGRTVSTIGEEKRLNPRFSVRGATRNEYRSRSQFITIMNNLKLSYPQKMNATVPANEYCGDFIPQESLDQATSSATDEEQKQIELTVMTNTEIYNDYFAMYI; via the coding sequence ATGAACCCTAGTTTTTTAACTGCCCATACTACAACCGCGATCGCTATTGTTGGCGGAGGTTTTAGTGGTTCTCTAGTTGCTACCCACCTATTGAAAACTGCTAGTCAACCCCTCACCATTAAGCTGATTGAGCGTAGCGATCAAATTGGCAAGGGAATCGCCTACAGCACAGATACCAACTGTCATTTGCTAAATGTATCGGCAGGCAACATGAGTGCATTTGCCCATGATCCAGGGCATTTGTTACGTTGGCTTCAGCACAACCGCGATGAGTTAACAGTATTTTTTTCAGAAGAAGTAAATGCCAGTACCTTCATACCTCGTAAGGTTTATGGTTTATACATTCAATCGGTTTTAGCAGAAGCAGAAGCCACAGCACCCAGTGATGTGCGACTAGAACGCTTGACCGATGAAGTGGTAGGAGTACAGCCTGAAGAAAAAGGCGCAATGATTTCTCTACGTAGTGGTCGCTGTTTTGCGGCAGACAGAGTTGTGTTGGCATTGGGGAACTCACCTTCTGCACCCCCCGCTATTCAAAACCCAAATAGTAATGATGATTATCTGCGGAATGCTTGGTCAGCCGATGCCCTAGCAGACCTTGATGCTGATGCACCTGTGTTGCTAATTGGTACGGGGCTGACAATGGTGGATATGGTTCTATCTCTGAGCGATCGCCAACATCGGGGTAAAATTTATGCTGTGTCCCGACGAGGATTATTTCCCCTCAAACATCAAGCGGCTCAACCTTATCCCTGCTTCTTGACGCTAGAAAATTCACCAAAAAGTGTGCGTTCCTGGTTACGTCGGCTACGTGCCGAGGTGGAAATTGCTGCTGCCCAAGGCTACGACTGGCGAGCAGTAATTGATTCTCTGCGCCCCATAAATCAGAAAATCTGGCAAAAACTACCGACGGAGGAACAGCAACGTTTTTTGCGTCATTTGACACCCTATTGGGACGTGCATCGTCACCGCATTGCCCCAGAAGTAGCAAATGTTGTCACTGAAATGCTAGATTCTGGTCAACTCACCATCTCTGCTGGGCGGATTCGGGAATATCTTGCTTTACCTGATGGTGTAGCAGTGACTGTATCCCAACGCAAAACCCAAACTAATCATACCTTCCACGTTCGCCGGGTGGTGAATTGTACAGGGGTGGCAGCAGATTATCGCCGATCGCCTCATCCTTTGATTACTAATTTGCGATCGCAGAAATTAATTCGCCCCAATGCCATCGGTTTAGGATTAGATACAGATACCCACGGTGCTTTGTATGCAGCAGACGGTAACGTTTCGACGCTGTTTTATACCTTGGGAACCCCGCGCAAAGGCGACTTGTGGGAAACTATCGCCGTTCCAGAATTACGGGGACAGGCGCAGGAATTATCTAAGGCGTTGTTGCAGTCGCTACCAGTGCGTGTGCGCCCTATTCCAACGATGCCTTTGTTAAACGATGGCAGTGCAGAGATACCGCAGTCAACTTTCTTATTTCGGCAATTTTTTGACCCTGCAACTAGTAGTTATACTTACTTAATTGGCGATCGGCAGACAGGAGATGCTGTTCTAGTCGATCCTGTATTAGAGCAAGTTGACCGCGATTTGGAATCATTGGATGAACTGGGATTAAAGCTACGCTACTGTCTAGAAACTCACCTTCATGCCGATCACATCACAGGGGCAGGTAAACTGAGGCAACAAACAGGTTGTGAGGTGATTGTTCCTCAAAATACTGCTGTGACAAAAGCCGATCGCTCCCTTGTCGGTGGCGAAATCTTAGAGGTGGGATCGGTAATCATCGAAACGATTTTCACACCAGGACACAGCGCTAGTCACATAGCATATTTGGTGAACAAAACACATCTGTTAACTGGTGATGCCTTATTTATTCGTGGTTGTGGACGCACAGATTTTCAGGGGGGCGATCCTGGAACCTTATACGATGTGGTGACACAACGCTTATTCACCTTGCCAGATGAGACTTTGGTGTATCCTGCCCATGACTATAAAGGGCGCACTGTTTCCACCATTGGCGAAGAAAAGCGGCTTAATCCTAGATTTAGCGTTCGCGGAGCGACTCGGAACGAGTATCGCAGTCGCAGCCAATTTATTACCATCATGAATAATCTCAAATTGAGTTATCCCCAGAAGATGAATGCAACAGTACCGGCGAATGAATACTGTGGTGATTTTATTCCTCAAGAAAGCTTAGACCAAGCTACGAGTTCGGCAACAGATGAAGAACAGAAACAAATAGAACTCACAGTTATGACTAATACAGAAATTTACAATGATTACTTTGCTATGTATATCTAG
- a CDS encoding aliphatic sulfonate ABC transporter substrate-binding protein encodes MISRLIDLLPRCTGQNILRSLRSASRRSATYRFAIRFSIGLVLILVLPLVFDGHAVAASESGNQFKLPKRSTIQLLETVGLFMGGIIFCVLLDRWFSQRSAQSSNTPLGEQARRLKQLKIGYPEGMTNLEVLRTQGLLEMRLRPYGLTVTWTSFLSASSLIEALSNGTIDFCGGGATASIFSQAADHVFVRVAKEKYTAPKGQAILVREDSPIQTLADLKGKKIAFDKGSSAHYILVRSLAKVGLDFSDIEPVYLTQPEALPRFRRGEIDAWVIWVPYTATQVRSAYPGRSIADLESIFGDKASVEVPTYYYAIPELVRDYPDLLKVILEEVNEAGTWAKKQELEAVQRLVEHHEIDPSVLEILQKHSSERAIIPIDDQSLNALQHQANIFRDLNVIPERVNVKDGTYSLQTKQNWTY; translated from the coding sequence ATGATTAGCCGTTTGATTGACCTTTTGCCTAGATGCACAGGTCAAAATATCTTACGGTCGCTCAGATCAGCCAGTCGTAGATCGGCTACCTACAGGTTTGCAATTCGATTTTCCATCGGACTTGTCTTGATTTTGGTCTTGCCTCTAGTTTTTGACGGTCATGCTGTTGCTGCTTCTGAATCTGGTAATCAGTTCAAACTACCCAAAAGGTCGACAATCCAGTTACTGGAAACCGTGGGACTGTTTATGGGGGGGATAATTTTCTGTGTACTTTTGGATCGCTGGTTTTCTCAGCGTTCTGCTCAATCTAGCAACACGCCCTTAGGAGAGCAGGCGCGGCGGCTCAAGCAACTGAAAATTGGATATCCAGAGGGGATGACAAATCTGGAAGTTCTGCGGACTCAAGGCTTGCTGGAAATGCGTTTGCGACCTTATGGGCTGACTGTCACCTGGACGAGCTTTTTATCAGCCTCTTCTCTAATAGAAGCACTTAGCAACGGGACAATTGACTTCTGCGGCGGTGGTGCTACGGCCAGCATCTTCTCTCAAGCGGCAGATCACGTATTTGTGCGGGTGGCTAAAGAAAAATATACCGCTCCCAAAGGTCAAGCGATTCTAGTACGGGAAGATTCGCCGATTCAGACACTAGCAGACCTGAAGGGCAAAAAGATCGCTTTTGACAAAGGCTCAAGCGCACATTATATACTTGTGCGATCGCTGGCAAAAGTCGGTCTAGATTTTAGCGACATCGAGCCAGTTTATCTCACACAACCAGAGGCGCTGCCGCGATTCCGCAGGGGTGAAATCGATGCTTGGGTGATTTGGGTTCCCTACACAGCAACGCAAGTCCGAAGCGCTTACCCAGGGCGATCGATTGCAGATTTAGAGAGCATATTTGGTGACAAAGCCTCTGTGGAAGTTCCTACCTATTACTACGCGATTCCAGAACTGGTACGCGACTATCCCGACTTGCTTAAGGTAATTTTAGAAGAGGTAAATGAAGCTGGAACTTGGGCGAAAAAACAGGAATTAGAAGCTGTTCAAAGATTGGTAGAACATCATGAAATCGATCCATCCGTTCTCGAAATTTTACAGAAACATAGTAGCGAACGTGCCATCATTCCGATTGACGACCAATCGCTCAATGCTCTACAGCATCAGGCAAATATATTTAGAGATTTAAATGTGATTCCTGAGCGGGTGAATGTGAAAGATGGAACATATAGCCTACAGACCAAGCAAAACTGGACTTATTAA
- a CDS encoding response regulator, with protein MVESSRCGGTALRNLSSDKGKILVVDDEASIRRILQTRLEMIGYSVVTASDGEEALSAFRLLTPDLIVLDVMMPKLDGYGVCQELRKQSDVPIIMLTALGDVADRITGLELGADDYMTKPFSPKELEARIACVLKRRSHKTSINTIPNSLIIHVGNLKIDINKRQVHKNEQRIRLTGIEFSLLELLVNHSGKVRLLMHELSSIDFSLQNLTKLITNNVYLSSVREKNTIRFAVYQNSKTQPHQNEGENLASITAEYQSDTR; from the coding sequence ATGGTTGAGAGTTCTCGCTGTGGAGGAACAGCATTGAGAAACTTATCAAGTGATAAAGGAAAAATCCTGGTAGTAGATGACGAAGCCAGCATCCGCCGGATTTTACAGACGCGTCTAGAAATGATTGGCTACAGTGTAGTTACAGCTAGTGATGGTGAAGAAGCTTTGTCAGCTTTTCGCCTGTTGACCCCTGATTTGATAGTTCTAGATGTAATGATGCCAAAGCTGGATGGCTACGGTGTGTGCCAAGAATTACGGAAACAATCAGATGTGCCAATTATCATGCTTACAGCCTTGGGAGATGTAGCAGATCGGATCACTGGGCTGGAATTAGGGGCTGATGATTATATGACAAAACCTTTCTCACCCAAGGAATTAGAAGCTCGGATTGCCTGCGTACTAAAACGGCGCTCCCACAAAACCAGTATCAATACTATTCCTAACTCTCTTATAATCCATGTGGGCAATCTCAAAATCGATATCAATAAGCGGCAAGTCCACAAAAATGAGCAACGCATTCGGTTGACAGGTATAGAATTTAGCTTATTAGAGTTGTTGGTGAATCATTCGGGTAAAGTGAGACTGCTTATGCACGAGTTAAGTTCTATTGACTTTAGCCTTCAGAATCTCACCAAACTGATAACTAATAACGTTTATCTGTCAAGTGTTCGGGAGAAAAATACGATAAGATTCGCTGTCTACCAGAATTCTAAAACCCAGCCACATCAGAACGAAGGGGAAAATCTTGCTAGCATAACGGCTGAGTATCAAAGCGATACCAGGTAG
- a CDS encoding four helix bundle protein: MEKEPIKSHKDLKVYQMAFDAAMKIFELSKKFPVEERYSLTDQIRRSSRSVCANMAEAWRKRRYEAAFVAKLNDCESEAAETQTWIEFAVKCNYLSVESGRELYGTYNQILGGLVNMIANPTPWLMKR, from the coding sequence ATGGAGAAAGAACCGATTAAAAGTCATAAAGACTTGAAAGTTTATCAAATGGCTTTTGATGCCGCCATGAAAATCTTTGAACTGTCCAAAAAGTTTCCTGTTGAAGAGCGTTATTCATTAACGGATCAGATTCGGCGCTCGTCCCGTTCTGTGTGTGCAAATATGGCAGAGGCTTGGCGAAAACGTCGTTATGAGGCAGCTTTTGTAGCGAAACTAAATGATTGCGAGTCCGAAGCTGCTGAAACTCAGACTTGGATTGAGTTCGCTGTTAAATGTAACTATCTCTCTGTCGAATCAGGTAGAGAACTATATGGAACTTACAACCAAATTTTAGGTGGTCTAGTAAATATGATTGCCAACCCAACACCTTGGTTAATGAAACGTTAG
- a CDS encoding glycosyltransferase gives MTHFGILCPPSTGHLNPMTALGRELQRRGHRVTLFGIADAQSKALAAGLDFYMIRESQHAHGGTEESLTKLGQLNGFAALEYTMNLMKEGVNLLLNKAPEALREAGVEALLVDQFIVEGETIAEFLQIPFITVCNALPVNAEDDIPPFFTDWRYNPAWWARLRNRCAYLLMKPLTKPITQILDTYRQKWSLPLYSQTPDKDTFSQLAQLSQLPKEFDFPRQSLPKCFHFTGPYQDSTGREPIPFPYEKLTGQPLIYASMGTIQNSLLEIFQTIASVCVGLDTQLVISLGKESGSEPLQGLPGSPIIVSYAPQLELLKKATLTITHAGLNTVLESLNNGIPMVAIPIANDQPAVAARIAWSGAGEFVPVASVSVPKLRTAIKQVLEQDSYKQNALRLQSAIHHSGGVSRAADIIEQAITTRKPVFLSKDK, from the coding sequence ATGACTCATTTTGGTATCCTTTGTCCACCCAGCACTGGACATCTTAACCCAATGACAGCGTTGGGTCGAGAATTACAAAGACGTGGGCATCGTGTGACTCTCTTTGGAATTGCCGATGCTCAATCTAAAGCACTGGCAGCAGGATTAGATTTTTACATGATCAGAGAGTCTCAGCACGCTCATGGAGGAACTGAAGAGTCCCTAACAAAGTTGGGACAATTAAACGGTTTTGCCGCTTTGGAATATACTATGAATCTAATGAAAGAAGGAGTAAATCTGCTGCTTAATAAAGCTCCAGAAGCTCTTAGAGAAGCTGGTGTAGAAGCATTATTAGTAGACCAATTTATAGTAGAAGGTGAGACTATTGCTGAATTTCTGCAAATTCCTTTTATTACTGTATGCAATGCCTTGCCAGTTAATGCAGAAGATGATATACCGCCTTTTTTTACAGACTGGAGATATAACCCGGCATGGTGGGCGCGTCTACGCAATCGATGTGCTTACTTGTTGATGAAGCCGCTCACAAAACCAATCACGCAGATTTTAGATACCTATCGCCAAAAGTGGAGCTTGCCCCTTTATTCTCAAACACCTGACAAAGATACCTTCTCTCAGCTTGCCCAGTTGAGCCAATTGCCTAAAGAATTTGATTTCCCAAGGCAGTCTTTGCCCAAGTGTTTTCATTTTACTGGCCCCTATCAAGATTCAACTGGACGAGAACCCATACCTTTTCCTTATGAAAAGTTGACTGGGCAACCGTTGATTTACGCATCGATGGGAACTATACAAAATAGTTTATTAGAAATTTTTCAAACTATTGCCTCAGTTTGCGTTGGATTAGATACCCAGCTAGTAATCTCTCTTGGTAAAGAGAGTGGATCAGAACCGCTCCAAGGACTACCTGGATCTCCGATAATTGTTAGTTACGCACCTCAACTGGAACTACTTAAAAAAGCAACTCTCACCATTACCCATGCAGGATTGAATACAGTTTTAGAATCTTTAAATAACGGTATCCCGATGGTAGCAATTCCAATCGCTAATGACCAGCCAGCAGTAGCAGCACGTATAGCATGGAGTGGAGCTGGTGAATTTGTGCCTGTAGCTAGTGTAAGTGTTCCTAAACTGCGAACAGCGATAAAGCAAGTTCTTGAGCAAGACTCTTATAAGCAGAATGCACTGAGATTACAATCTGCTATCCATCATTCTGGAGGAGTCAGTCGTGCTGCCGATATTATCGAACAGGCCATAACTACGAGGAAACCTGTTTTCCTATCGAAGGATAAATAG